The genomic region cagaaaatatttaaaatatgtgtttatttatttatttttaatcaatataacattttaaaataataaaatcaaacatGATAGAGTACACCAGATGTGCACGTGTGTTTATGTGCCTGACAATGTGCTTTGCGacgcattgaaaaaaaaattgtttgaatttctttgtatcttgttgcttgcctgtgagggagcataatccttattacaaaaatgatagaGCTTCAGATTGTAATCTGTTGTTATTATTCTCTTAGAAAATTTATGTCTCGTGAGAATTAGGTTCATTAGACTTTAGAGTcatgagtaaaaaaaaaaatatttaaaatcatgtgtttatttatttatttttaatcaatataacattttaaaataataaaattttcaattctgttggttataaccgtcagaatactaaaataataaccgtcagaaagtaaaataataaaataataaatttttatcggttataaccgacaaaaattaacttaaaaaccttTAGAATCtgtcaaaaatatttataaaaaaaaaaattcaaaaatactatCGGTTATATTTTGATATCTACCAGAACTTAatgtcggatataaccaacATAAGTTTTCTAATATTGGCCACCTGAAGCTAATGGAGTAGTGATGGGCCAGGCAGATTACAAGTTCAAGATGACAATTTTACTATTCACCTCCTGGTGAGCAGAAATTATTCtccaccttaaaaaaaaaaaaaaaaaaaaaaaaaaaaaaaaaaaaaaaaaaaaaaaaaaaaagaagaaggtagGCACTCAATTTGGGGGCCCGCcggggcggggggggggggggggggggagtgggGAGGGAAATTGCGTCGCGCTTTCTTATTGTTTGGTTTGTGGAGGCCGAGAGGGAGCAGTGTTGGCTCGAGGGGATTGCAGAGATGGTTATGGAAATTGTGGAACCAAACGCGTGCATTAGAGGTTGCTGCAGCAGCAATTCCATTCCTCTCCATCTTCCACCTTCCTCTTACACTCTCCTCAAACCCGTTGCCCGAGGTAACTATTAACACTCAATCCTCCTAGTCCTTGTCCTCCCTCATAAGCCTCTTtgactaattaattgattttgttgtttggaTTATGGGACTGACTGTGCGACTAGGGGCTGAGAGTGTTGTATACGAAGCACTTTTGGATGGGAAGAAAGTTGCTGTCAAGAAACCCAGCTTGTCTACTTCTGATGATCTTGATAAATTCCACAAGGAATTGCAATTGCTTTGGTATTTTTATGAAATGGGTTATAtctatatgtgtatgtatattaGTGTTGTGTGtattatgtatatatgcatatgaaattatgaatgttGAGCTTCTAATGTCATGATTGATTTTGGTAATTGTGGCCCTTCAATTTCGTTtaacttttgtttatttcttgtTAATCACGACATTAAGTAAGCTGGATCATccgggattagcaaaattggtAGCTGCGCATGCAAAGCCTCCCAATTACATGTATttctttgaattctttgaatCACCCAATTTGTCTGACAAACTACACATGGAAGAATGGACTCCGAGTATCGATCAGGTGCTTGTGATTGCTCTCCATTTAGGTATGACTTAGTTTGATGGATgctaattattttctttaagacCCTCCTAGTATTCAACCCTATCGTTATCAGAACAGACACAAACTTATTTTGTAGGAAATGCATTGATCATCTTTAGTGAAGGATCAACTGTTATAGCTGTGGTTTCTAGTTTACAATTTCATTGGCAGTCATttgaacacacacacaaacacgtACATATTTATTAACTATTCAACCTCCGAGAGGTCTTTGCTATTTAGCCTTATCACAAGGGCTGCCTGCAAATAGTCCTTGAATTAAGTTTGGGGTGCAGGGTGTGGAGCTAGGATAAACTGGTGATAGTTTTCATGTTATTGTACTGCAACGTCACGAATTGTCACAACTTGCGTTGATCAGTTGGCAATTATTGCTGCACTtagtcatttttttattttataccaTTCTCAACTAGAGGTTTCTAAAAGTGTTTAGTTCcgtgatttttcattgttttcctTAGCACTTTTTTTGTCCTTTTCCAGCAAAGGCTTTGCAATACCTGCATAACCTCGGGATTGTACATAGGGATGTGAAACCGGCAAATATTCTTGTAAATGTCTATCTTAAGTATCTTGTCCTTTAGTATCagaaatcctttttttttttaacctttttgtTTTACGCACTTAACTACTATAATTTTCTTATGATGCAGCTTGACAACGATCTTTTCCCCCACTTAGCAGACTTTGGTTTGGCTGTATATAAAGAAGATCTTAAAGGAGTTTCTCTTGAGAATTGGAGGTCATCTGGCAAGCCTACTGGTGGTTTTCACAAAAAGAATATGGTTGGCACACTCATTTACATGGCACCTGAAATATTGAAGAAGGAAACTCATACAGAAAAGTCAGACGTGTACAGCTTTGGTATTTCACTCAAGTATGTATTTAGGAGTTGATAACCTAAGAAAGCAAATTTTATTACAGTTGTATCTGATGACTATACGTGTTCTTTTAAGTGATGCTGtttacattttgttttgaaGTATTGGATTGAGCTATGGGACCTTAAATATGGTTATTGACAAAAATGTTTGTGGTAGTCAGACTTGCCCTTAAGACCTTTAGACCTTGATGCAGCATAGGTGTATTGGTAGTTAAGGGGATGTTTAGGGAGAACAGAAATAAAACTAGAGATAGGATCACCCCAGTTTGTTTGTAGAAATCGATCTTAGATGCCTTATGCATCACATGATTTACTTTAGAGGCCTCAATGAACAAAAGATTGCCCTTTTGATTAAACTTAACCAATAATTGCATGAAATGATTTAGAAGATTACAACATGATTGACTTTTAAGACACGTTTCTAACAGTTTGGAGATTATTTTCAGTCTATTCTACTTCAATAAGGAGGGATTTACATTGTCCATTTTACATATGGACTTTGAGGTCAACTCTGCAATAATCGTACCACTCACAACTTCTGCAGTGAGGATACATAATGTTTCATTGCCTTAGTTGTGATATGTGCCAGTGCAGCCTGGGTTTTTATGAGCAAAGTGCCAATAATCCCTTACGTCATGTTTTTCTTCAACTCCTAAGGTACTAATAGTTAGAAACTAATAATGGGGGTAGACTTCAATTACCTTAGGATCATTTACACTGCTACTATATGAGTCTCACtagtacattaattgagtcAGCTGAATCAAAACATAATCTATGTCTGGATGTTTCTGATACCAGTAATCAGCTTCTCAACAAGTAGAGCAACTTCATTTGAATTAATACATACACCCAAAATCGGAAGATAAAGAATAGTTAATATATTCAAGATAAATTACGTATTTACAAAATACCGTCTCAATTCATCCTATTTCATCATATCCGGGATGTGATATGGTTCCGAAGGATGAATTGGATATGTGCAAATCCAATAAGATTTCATTCCTGAACAGAAGTCcattttttgatttatttcatctattCCATGACGGGAACACGGGGGATACACATTACTTCACGATTTGGAATCAGAACAGTAGCGAGTTTTAGTTGAGTGGTCCCTCAGATAACACTATGGGACATCGTGGAGGATCCACATTTTATTGTTGTGTGATGATCCAAACTGTCTACAAAGATTTTTCTTGTaaaataaaccttaaatttataaatataccATATCACAATGAATAGTTGTGTAACCAAAATTGCTGATGTAGAACAAGTAACCAAAGTTTAGAAATCAGAAAGAGATTTTAGAAGGCAAGAGGAACTAGGTCTGAATATAAGAGAAACAGAGGATTCAGAATAGGAAGACAGAAGAAATAGATAAACCGAAGAGAAATCTAGAACAGAAGGGGAGATCAGGGTTTAAGAGGACAGAAAGGCGAGAGATAATTCAAGGTGAGGAAATTTCATTTATCAATCAAGTATGCTATTATTTGAATTACAAAgaacatattcataattaatcAAATCTGGCTATGAAGGAAAGTAATCTTACTCATACTAGAAACAGGAGAATACAAATACACTGTAGTAAAATATCCCTAAGATATTGTTCTGCATCAATTACATTTTATAGTAGTAATTTCATtattatgttattattttatagaCAAGCATGCAGTTTAAATTTTCATCTCTTTTTCCCATGAATATGAAATTTCAGTATGATCCTCTTGCAGTGAGCTTCTGACCGGTGTTGTTCCATATACTGATCTTCGTGCGGAAGCCCAGGTAGCCTTTCTCATTTGTGTTTTGCTGCTTAACTTACAATATATTAAGAGATGTTGATTTACAGTTGGATTGATGTGGCATATGATTCTTGTTGCTAATACATGTTTGGGTTTTGAAGATTTTTCGTAAGGATGATTCTTGACCTTGAATGAGGTCCAACTGTTCGGATCTTTGGACTGCATTGATGTTTGGATTCACATGCCCATTTTTGTGAATAGTATATTATCCCGAgggattagtttttaaaaattCCAGCTTATTTTTGGTTTGCATTATGGTTTACTGCACAAGTAATTTTCCGCCATATTCagatgtatttttatatttaatccaTCTATGGTAGCATTCGTTTACTTGATTTTATGGCATCGTATTGTTTAACATTGATTCGTTACTTGGAAATAAATGTTTAATAGATGAAGAGGGTTTAGAATTTCAAAACTGCTAACTTTGAATAAAGCATCCAAGTACGAAAAATTTCTTCTCACTTCTGCAGATGTATCAGAAGTTTGGGAGGTAGTGATGTGGAAATTCAAGTATGGGTCCGATATAGTCGAAACCAAATATCAGTTGGAAATAGCGGTCAAACATAGTGAAAAAAGGTTGAGTGGCCTTGTTGATGAGGCGTTGCAAGGCACACGATATGGTTCAAAGCCTGTGCTAAGAAAAAAGGCCTGAAAGCATCCCATCCTCCGATAAATTTAGGCAAAGTATCAGTCTCATCACATGAGTTTCTGCTAATTTCAATGAAACATTCCCTTTTCTTTGTCTTAGACTCTCAGTGTTTAGTTTGTGGTTTTTATTCTAGGGTCAGGATCTGGAGTCAAACAAGTTCATAAATATATTTACAACTTTTTAGCCTTTGGGGTATCAAATCCAAGGGTATTAAACCAAAGCGATGTGGAGATTTTATAATCATTAAACGGCATGGAGGCTGATGTGGAATTGTAGCAAATTAGGGAAGAAGTCTAAAGGAAGAGGAACtagaaaataagataaaatgCCCCTCCTCCATTCCGCTGCAAACACTCCAACGTTGATGCTGCTTCATCACCTAAGCCTTTGCTTATATCCTGTAACATATTTTCTGTCTGACTACCTGCCTTTAGTTTTTAGACTATTAGTAAGAATTACTTCCATCTATAGATGGGTTCATGTAAATGTTTAATGTTTTAACAATCAGTACTATGATCTTGAATTTCAAGCAGCATCTCTGATGCAATTATGTTTGTtatccaacaaaaataaattatcatGTTTTATTATGGATATGACTCAAATTTGTCACTGAATAGCTCATGGTAGCTAGTAGCTGATTGGTGCATAATGCTAGCAGGCGCACACTGTACTGGAGATGAACTACACAGAGCAACAACTTACAGCAGCAGTGGTGTCAGATGGATTGCGACCAGTTCTTGCTGATCCTGAGTCTGGTGTGCCACCAGCTTTATTATCAGTGATACAGAGATGTTGGGATGCAAATTCTCAAAACAGGCCTTCTTTTGATGACATAGTTGCTGAACTTGTTATAATTTTGAAACAGCGAGAGAAAATAAAGGAGCCAGATAGTTCCTTTCACGATTCTCTTAATTCTCTTGGTAATCAGCCTATAGATGTTGGCAACAATCTTCAAGCTTATCAAAAGGGTATTAACTGGTTTACTCAGGGAGAAAATTCCATCAATAGAGCTTGTGAACCTAAGCATGGTTTGGAAAAGTGGCTTCAGGCTTCAAATGATACTTTGGCATATCATCCAGTACTTTCTTGGGGATCTTTTGCTACCTGTGGCAGAAGGGAGACGATGGAGGATACACATTTCCTTTTGCCACATGTGTGTAATGAAAGGGATATCcatgtttttggtatttttgaTGGTCATAGAGGTGAAGTTTGGCAATTTATCCTTCTAATTGTGTATTTGGTATTTCTATTAGCAACCTGATTCTAAGCTGTGCTACAAGGATATAACTGTAACAAAATGCAGGTGCAGCAGCTGCCGAATTTTCAGCTCGAGCTTTTCCAGGATTCCTGCAAGCTATAAGTTCGATTAGCAGGTTTGTTCCTTccattcttctctctttttaacATTGTATATTTTATTTGACTAGTTGACTTTATCTCTAAATGCAGTCCAAGAAGTGCATTGTTCGAGGCATTCATTAAGACTGATATAGCATTTAGAGCTGAGCTGGATATTTCTCGTAAATCCAAGAGAGTTATCCAGAAGGACTGGCATCCTGGTTGCACTGCAGCTGCAGCTCTTATTGTTAGAAATAAACTTTTTGTAGCTAATGCAGGAGATTGCAGGACAATACTGTGTCGTGCTGGCCACCCCCTTGTTCTAAGCAAGGTGACTTAGACTTGATACATTCCTGTTTGGTCATTCTGGTTTAGTACAAGGTTTTATTCCTCAGAATAATGAATGAAATATTAGGATCACGTTGCAAGCTGTCTCGATGAAAGGGATCGGGTTATTAGTGCAGGAGGAGACGTAAGATGGCAAGTCGATAATTGGAGGGTGGGTCGGGCTGCTCTTCAGGTTTGTGCCTTCAGATATCATGATACTTTTGCAATATTTTCTTCCAAAAGTCTGATATTTGACGTTTGTTTGTTTTCTGCTACTTATGTGGGTAGGTTATTCTCTCCAACAGAAAGGCTGAACCCTTGTTTGAGttagtttggaaaaaaaaataataataattcataataaataaatttgacaaCTCATAAACTTTGCCCGAGAGGAAAAGCAAAAATAATCAGCTTCCATTGTGGTGcaacataagattttttttGAGGAAAAAAGCGATGTGTTTTATCTTCTTTATTTTCAACTACATGTTATTTTGCACCCAAAAGTTTCCGTAGAGAACTTACATTACATACTTTTGTATAATATTGCTTTGGAAACAAGTACAACTTTGTTCAGCTTTTTACAGTTTTGCTATGCAACTTTTTATCATGTTGGTTCTGCAATGTGCTTTCTTGGCAAACAAAGGTAAAAATTGAATTCATTACCAGTTTTCTCAAAGTAACTTTTCTGGAAACaagaaataaatttttatatttcgaAACCATTACCATTGTGTTGAAAACCAAATATTTTGGTTTATCTTGTTTAACAAAGGAAATCCATCTTGGTCTCATCAAAGTTATCTTTAAACAGGGTAATTAAACATATTATCTGCTTTATCATAAGATAGTGACTAGTATAAGAAAATGAATAACTGTTCCGGATGGTACCTGCAGATATCAGTGACTGGCACGTAATTAACATTTCAAACGTGTTCATCTTTTCCGGTTGAATGTGTATCTTTGACATCTTTTCTTCCAATAGGTTACTCGTTCCATAGGTGATGATGATCTAAAGCCTGCTGTAACTGCAGAACCTGAGATAACTGAAACTATTCTCTCCCCAGAGGATGAGTATTTGGTAAGGACTTTTCACACCTTACGCGTACATAAAAAGGTGCAATTTATCCTACTTAGGGCTTGTTTGGGAGTGTTTCTATAGAAGTGGTTTTACTCGGTAGTGattttggtattttaaaattttctttgaaACCCAGTGATTTCGGtgtttttcaaaaattatttctAGGGATGCTTCTCCATAAACCCTATTCTTATTTCATGATCTCTTGGGATTGTTTCCTGTTTCATCATGATTTCCAGATTTCCCTGTATTATTAAAACATTCCCattatgtattatttttatattaatcatACTTGTAAATCAAGTCATTGTACACTATTTAAATCAATGATAATGCACCCTCGAAAGTATCGAGGGATTGAGCCAAATTACCTTCTCTTGCCTTTTTGCTGTCTTGTCTGCAATTCCTGATTTGGGTTATCTTTTACTTACCAAATAGAATGCCTCTTAAGAAGAATCAGTTGATTAGAACTTATCAATAATTTCCGTCAAAGTTCATAACAAAATAACTCAGTAAGTTGCCTCTGCTACTCTCTGAGACTTGGCATGTTTCATGCGTCAGACTCGTATATTATTtgtcttctctctttctcatgGATTCAGGGGTGTCTTTTTTCATaagattttatttgttttgtttgctgaaggatatatatatcaactttcAATATGGAGATGGTACTGTTTGATAGGCAACGGAACCTACAGACCGAGTTTGCTCTATCTAGAAGCGAATAATATGTTGCTTAAACTGTTTAATCTCAATCATTGTtacttttcttttgaaaaaataaacctAATTTTTGTCAGGTAATGGCAAGTGATGGACTGTGGGATGTTGTGAGCAATGCGGAGGTTGTAAACATAATCAGGGACACGGTGAAAGAGCCTGGAATGTGCTCCAAAAGATTGGCGACCGAAGCCGCAGAACGTGGGAGCAAAGACAACATCACAGTCATTGTCGTCTTCCTCCGTCCTGTCTCCACAGCTGAGAGAATTTTCTAGGTTGGTTTGCTAGTTTTTCCAACTTATGAATGCAAATGTGGGAGGACATTTAGcctggaaaataaaaaaacggtGAATTATTGGTTGGTGTACGATACCAAGACCAACATTGTATTTTCTATAGGATATTCTTTGAATAAAATCATCTCCCCGATGAGCTTTTGCGGGCCGGTGGTCCAGTTTATTATTTGAAAGGATGGTCGAGATCCAGTTTATGGGGGAGCCAGAAATACagtttatatttatgttttagtgGCTGAAGGCCAAGCTCTCCTTGATGGCTTCAAGATTGCTGCTACTAGACAAATTCGGAGACTTGAAATTGAAGGGGATTCTAAGATTCTCGTTGATGCTATCAATCTTAGGTCTGCGGGACCTTGGCTAATCAAGACTTTAATCACGGAAATTCAGCGTGCGGCTTGTTATTTTGATCATATTTCTTTCCAACATATTCTTCGTGAAGACAACTTTTTGACGGATGCTCTTGGTTTATTGGGTCATAATTTGGATGGAGTCCAAGTTTGGTTTAACACCCTCCCTCCTGCAGCTTGGGTATACTATTGTGACTATCTTGTTGAATATAGACCTGACAATTTCGGACACGACATGTTAACTAGTAACAAAACAACATGAAATTAATAAGTTTTCGGGTCAACAcaataacgaatcgggtcgttatcaaGTAACCTAATAAGTatctgttaagataacgggtcgGTCTAGGTATACACGTGAGTAACTCGTTACacgataaaaaaattattaatttgataattttatgccattaaaaaaaatactaaaattaacaaTAGTAAGATTTAGTCTTGAGCCGAACTaaaagttaatatatatatatatatatatattaaattaaatttagaaaattggTAGCTGTTAGATCGGTTAAGATTTAATGCTCGAATCGAAACAACCGCTCTCTCTCGAGTTGAACTCTCAATTCTCAATTTCGAACCTCAACTTTGGTCAGCCACGAGTCCACAACCACCCTCTCCAATCTCCCTCACCACACCACTATCACCACATACGACCTAGTAAATCACCACTAGTCGATCTGCTATTTTTGTCTTCGATTATCTCTCTTTGGATCGAGCAAATCTCGAGCCCCTAATCAAGATAATTGTTGATTCTTTCGAATTACTTTCAAAATATAGGGTTTTGTTTCGAATTAGTTTTTCCGATGATATGTTGATGACAAcagatcaagccaaagttccaataccaTTTCtccatgatgatcgatgaaaattgaaagatcTTATAAAAAGAACAAGATGCAAGCTTTGTGTTTCATTGATAAGGTTTtaacttttgagaaatgcttCACaatcttaaaaagaaaaattcctTCACTTTGCATATCCT from Pyrus communis chromosome 9, drPyrComm1.1, whole genome shotgun sequence harbors:
- the LOC137745972 gene encoding protein kinase and PP2C-like domain-containing protein isoform X1, whose product is MVMEIVEPNACIRGCCSSNSIPLHLPPSSYTLLKPVARGAESVVYEALLDGKKVAVKKPSLSTSDDLDKFHKELQLLCKLDHPGLAKLVAAHAKPPNYMYFFEFFESPNLSDKLHMEEWTPSIDQVLVIALHLAKALQYLHNLGIVHRDVKPANILLDNDLFPHLADFGLAVYKEDLKGVSLENWRSSGKPTGGFHKKNMVGTLIYMAPEILKKETHTEKSDVYSFGISLNELLTGVVPYTDLRAEAQQAHTVLEMNYTEQQLTAAVVSDGLRPVLADPESGVPPALLSVIQRCWDANSQNRPSFDDIVAELVIILKQREKIKEPDSSFHDSLNSLGNQPIDVGNNLQAYQKGINWFTQGENSINRACEPKHGLEKWLQASNDTLAYHPVLSWGSFATCGRRETMEDTHFLLPHVCNERDIHVFGIFDGHRGAAAAEFSARAFPGFLQAISSISSPRSALFEAFIKTDIAFRAELDISRKSKRVIQKDWHPGCTAAAALIVRNKLFVANAGDCRTILCRAGHPLVLSKDHVASCLDERDRVISAGGDVRWQVDNWRVGRAALQVTRSIGDDDLKPAVTAEPEITETILSPEDEYLVMASDGLWDVVSNAEVVNIIRDTVKEPGMCSKRLATEAAERGSKDNITVIVVFLRPVSTAERIF
- the LOC137745972 gene encoding protein kinase and PP2C-like domain-containing protein isoform X2 → MVMEIVEPNACIRGCCSSNSIPLHLPPSSYTLLKPVARGAESVVYEALLDGKKVAVKKPSLSTSDDLDKFHKELQLLCKLDHPGLAKLVAAHAKPPNYMYFFEFFESPNLSDKLHMEEWTPSIDQVLVIALHLAKALQYLHNLGIVHRDVKPANILLDNDLFPHLADFGLAVYKEDLKGVSLENWRSSGKPTGGFHKKNMVGTLIYMAPEILKKETHTEKSDVYSFGISLNELLTGVVPYTDLRAEAQAHTVLEMNYTEQQLTAAVVSDGLRPVLADPESGVPPALLSVIQRCWDANSQNRPSFDDIVAELVIILKQREKIKEPDSSFHDSLNSLGNQPIDVGNNLQAYQKGINWFTQGENSINRACEPKHGLEKWLQASNDTLAYHPVLSWGSFATCGRRETMEDTHFLLPHVCNERDIHVFGIFDGHRGAAAAEFSARAFPGFLQAISSISSPRSALFEAFIKTDIAFRAELDISRKSKRVIQKDWHPGCTAAAALIVRNKLFVANAGDCRTILCRAGHPLVLSKDHVASCLDERDRVISAGGDVRWQVDNWRVGRAALQVTRSIGDDDLKPAVTAEPEITETILSPEDEYLVMASDGLWDVVSNAEVVNIIRDTVKEPGMCSKRLATEAAERGSKDNITVIVVFLRPVSTAERIF
- the LOC137745972 gene encoding protein kinase and PP2C-like domain-containing protein isoform X3, which gives rise to MVMEIVEPNACIRGCCSSNSIPLHLPPSSYTLLKPVARGAESVVYEALLDGKKVAVKKPSLSTSDDLDKFHKELQLLCKLDHPGLAKLVAAHAKPPNYMYFFEFFESPNLSDKLHMEEWTPSIDQLDNDLFPHLADFGLAVYKEDLKGVSLENWRSSGKPTGGFHKKNMVGTLIYMAPEILKKETHTEKSDVYSFGISLNELLTGVVPYTDLRAEAQQAHTVLEMNYTEQQLTAAVVSDGLRPVLADPESGVPPALLSVIQRCWDANSQNRPSFDDIVAELVIILKQREKIKEPDSSFHDSLNSLGNQPIDVGNNLQAYQKGINWFTQGENSINRACEPKHGLEKWLQASNDTLAYHPVLSWGSFATCGRRETMEDTHFLLPHVCNERDIHVFGIFDGHRGAAAAEFSARAFPGFLQAISSISSPRSALFEAFIKTDIAFRAELDISRKSKRVIQKDWHPGCTAAAALIVRNKLFVANAGDCRTILCRAGHPLVLSKDHVASCLDERDRVISAGGDVRWQVDNWRVGRAALQVTRSIGDDDLKPAVTAEPEITETILSPEDEYLVMASDGLWDVVSNAEVVNIIRDTVKEPGMCSKRLATEAAERGSKDNITVIVVFLRPVSTAERIF